CTTCACTGACCGCTTCCCGTCCTGGCGTTTTAAAATCAAAGCGACGGATTAAGAAGTCGAAAAGGAAGAAATAAATGACAAACATAGCTAGACCTAGAACAAGGATCATCCATTGGTTATTAGCCATAGGCATCCGCCAAGACAAGACCATATCAATCAAACCTGCTGAGAAGGAAAAGCCTAGGGTTGCATGTAAGGCTGAGCAAATAAAAAGGGACAAGCCGGTTAAACAAGCGTGGACAGCATAGAGGGCTGGAGCGGCAAACATAAAGGAAAATTCCAGTGGTTCGGTAATCCCAGTCACAAAGGCTGCAACAGAACCAGCAATCAGTAAGGAAGCAACCGATGCCCGGTTTTCTGGACGAGCATTCTTATACATGGCTAAGGCGGCCCCAGGTAAACCAAACATCATAATCGGGAAGAAACCGGCTAGGTAGCGTCCTGTCACCCCAGGTTCTCCTTGACTGGACCAGAAATTACCAATGTCATTAATCCCAATGGTATCAAACCAAAAGACATTATTAACAGCATGGTGGAGTCCAAAGGGAATCATCAGTTTGTTAGTAATGCCGTAGATACCCGCTCCGATATCTCCTAAGTTAGCGATGCCGGTCCCAAAGGCTACTAAACCACCATAGACAGTGGGCCAAAGGAAGAGTAAGATAACCGCTAATACTGCTGACAAAGCAGCCGTTACAATAGGAACGGCTCGCTTACCACTGAAGAAACCTAGCCATTGGGGTAACTTAACATTGTGGAAACGGTTATACATTTCTCCAGCAAGAACCCCGGAAATAATTCCTATGAAGACATTATTAATGGCCTTAAAGGCTGGGTTAACTTGGTCGATGGCTTGGCCGGTGATTCCACTTAAAATTTCCGGACTTAATAAGGTGGTGATCATTAAGAAAGAAACCGCCCCACTCAAGGCAGCTGCCCCGTTATTATCTTCAGCAATCCCCATGGAAATTCCCAAAGCAAACAGTAGAGGCAAGTTATTAATCACGACTAAACCTGCTTGAACTAGGAAAGTCGCTAAAACGTTCGAACTTCCTTGTAAGGCATTAGCATCGATGGCATAGCCAGTTCCCATAAATAAAGAGGCCACTACCAATACGGAAACAGGCAGCATCAGGGACCGGCCGATTTTTTGTAAGTAATCTAACATATGAAATCTCTTTTCTCTCTAGTATTCAATAATTAACGTCTCAAGGACTGAGCCATTTTGAAATAGGTGTGGCGCTTACCACGGATAGCAATGCTTAAGGCCATAATATTTTCGGGGTCTGGCATTCGTCCATAGCTCCCATCACCAATATGATGAATATCCGCCCCAACCTGCTTATTATTTAAGGCAAAGGAGCGAATGGTATCTGGACTAGCACTTTCTTGGCTGGTGCCAATAGTTGCCATCACTAAGCCATCTTGGGCTTGGACTGCTTGGCAAGCTTGATGAGCTTCTTCTAGTAATACTCCAGGCACTGTGCCGACACTAGGCATCAAGACCCCGTCCGCACCTGCTTCAATAAATTGCCTAAATAAGCTAGCATCAATCAAAGTTTCTCGTTTACCGGCACCATGCATTTTCCCCGCTAAGATTAAACCAGAATAAGCTTGCCGGCCCGCTGCTAGGGCAGCTAAGATATCGGCATTAGTCACACCCGTCGAGGGATTAGCGGTTACCATGACAAAATCCACGCCTAAGTCTTCTGCCGTGGCGAAAGCTTTGGAGCTCGCCCGTCTTCCTGGACTAATTTCAACCTTTTCATCGAGGACCTGACTGTCAGCAGATACGGGTTCCAGGTTGATGCCAATGGGACGCCCGGTAAGTTCTTTAATGGCTTCAATCACAGGCTGCTTGCTTTCAAACCCCTTAATTTTGGGGTGAAAGACATCCAATTCATTCAAACAGATGAGGTCTGCCCCAAAAGCCGTCATCACTTCGGCGTTGGTTACCCCCTCAATTAAAGGAGCAGCGGTTACCACCGTTTCAGCCATAATAATCCGGCCTTCACTGGCTTGAATACTTTTTTTGAGCTCATCCTTAGTAAAGTTTTTAACTTCACTGGGAAAAGCACTTATCAAACGTTTCATAAATCGACTTCCCACCTATCTAAGAAAAATCTGAATTACCTGCAGCATTTATAATAATTGAAAAAAGTAAGCATCTCAATATCTTTTTAGTTAATAATAAAAAGCGTGTGACAGTCACAAAAAGGAGCTTCGTCCTGTCACTGAAAGAGATTTGGATTAGAGTGTAAACAAAAAAGAATGGAAGTTTCATCCATCCTTTCAAAAATTTTAACGATTATCGGGTGAATATTTCTCTTCGATGCCACTAAACCAATAAGAGAAGATAACCCCCGCCACAAACATTACTATGGCCAAAATTAAAGTTGTCATAAAACTCAAGCCTGTTTCCATTAACCCTTCTGGAGTAAAAGCTGGAAAGACCACGGTCGGAAAGATAGCTAAAGAAGAACCGATCACAGTTCCTAAAATAAAGTGGTACATTTTGGCATAGTAGTGGTCAAAAAGCCAGTTAGCTACTTTGGCTAGGGCCAAGACACAGAGAATAGCACCAAGGCCTAGAGGAATAATGACGCCCATGTTTAAATGAGATATTCCCGCTGACATCTTTTCGTATAAGCCAAAGTAAATCAAGAAATTACTTGGGCTCATGCCTGGGACAATCACGCCTAAACCGATCAAGGCCCCAGAAAATAACCAAACCCCAAAACTAGGTGTTAAGTGAGAAAAATGTTGGCCACCAAAGACCATTAAGGCAAATAAGGCCAAGGCAGTCAGACCCATGACCAGGTAATCGGCTGTGCTTCGCCCTTCTTGCCCGGCTTGTTTAAAGAGAGATGGAAAAGTTCCTACCACAAAACCGATAAAGAGGCAGGTAAAGAGGGCCTCATAAGAACCAAAGGCCTTCATAACGAAGAAGGAAAAGAGAATAATCCCAATGACAAAACCGATACCTACTGGGATAAAGTAACGGACATTTTGCCAAAATTTATGGGTAATATTGCCTAAGAAATTCAGTAATTTGTCATAAATACCAAAAATTACTGCTAGAACCCCACCAGATAAGCCTGGTAAGATTCCCCCAATACCGACAAAAGCTCCCTTGACCAAGCGTAACCACCAGTCCTTTGAAAAGACTTTGTCTTCATTTTCAATGTCATTATTATGTGAATCAGTCATTAAAATGCCTCCAAATTAATCATTAATTTCACCATTATAACCGAAATTCAGCCGTATAGGCCGTTTTTCGGTAAAATTAAACTTTCTTTAAAGAGTGGCCCGATTCGCCCAACTAAGATTTACTCTGCCCGTAAGGCTTCGACCGAGTCAAGTTTGGAAGCCCGGTTGGCGGGTAGGAGACCAGAAATAGTAGCAATCACCACAGCAATAGCCAAGCCGATAAGTAGGAATTGCCAAGTAATATCTAACATGGAGACTTGGAAGAGCTGATTTAAGACCTGGTTAGCTAAAGCAGCAAAGGCAATGGCCAGTCCTCCCCCTAAAAGTCCGGAGAAAAGACCGATCAAGAAGGATTCAGAAATAAAGATACGGCGAATATCCTTACGCCGTCCTCCAATAGCCTTAATGACCCCAATTTCTTGGGTTCGTTCCACGACACTAATATAAAGAACGGTTAAAATCATGATCGCAGAAACCAGTAAGGAAATACCGGCCACACCGATAAGGACAAAGGTGAAGATATCAATCATTTCCGTAAAGGTTTTGACCAAACTTTCGGTGGCCGAGCCCCGATAGCCCATATCCGCGATGCTCTCCTTGATTTGTGGGGTCAGACTCTCATCTTCTGCCAATAAATACACCACATTGGGCTTGAGGTCAATGTCTTGGTCAGCTGCTAACGTTTCTAAGTCATCATAGTTTAAATAAACGGTGTCAAAGATAGCCGCTGATCCCATAGTCTCGTCAGCCTGGTAAATGCCAGAAATAGTAAAATCTGCTTTGAGATCTTTTGTTTCAAAGTCAACTTGAGGCTCAGCTTTTGACCGATTGCTGACTGACCAGTATCTTCAGCCAACTTATCGGCAATCCCACGACTAACTAAGATTTCTCCCTGTTCGGGTAAATGGCCTTCAGGCAGGTTAGCGGGAGTGATTAATGACGAAATCGTCTGTAAGTTCATGAAGGGGTAGGTCGGATCCTCTTTTTTGAGGTAATCGGTCCCTAAAGAGAAATTGGTATAGCCAACTTCAAGGGCTTCTACCCCCGATATCGCCCCAAGTTCTTCAATATTTTCCTGCTCGAAGGCCGGATCTTGAAAATCGGGGCTGATAGTGGTTTGGGGAAGATTTTGTCCCTCTTTTGACCGGTTGCGCTCTTCCGTGGCTTGCATTTCTGGATTATTCATAGGCATGCGGACTTCAGTCACCTGGGGATTGACCTGGCTTTCCATGGTATCCGTCAAATAATTATTGACCCCCGACCCTAAAGCTAACATCAAAATAATACTCATAATTCCTACTGAAAAGCCAAAGGCAATCAAGAGATTACGCGACCACTTAGCCCGCATATTTTTTAAGGCCAGTTGGATAGCTGACCAGAAAGAAAAGGCATTGGAAGAGGCTTTCTCCACTTGGGGAAGCTGGCGCATGCCTTGATAGTTGGCCAGTGCTCTTTGATTTTCATTAACCCTTTCATCGGCAACGATTTCGCCGTCGCCAATCCTGACTAAACGGCTAGCGATCCCAGCCACTGCTTGGGAATGGGTGACAATAAGGACTAATTTTCCTGAAGCAGCGATTTCCTTAAAAATATCTAAGACGGCGTCAGCTGTCTGTGAATCCAAGGCTCCGGTCGGCTCATCAGCGATAATAATTTCTGGATTATTGACTAGGGCTCGGGCAATAGCCACCCTTTGCTTTTGCCCACCCGATAACTGGTTGGGCCGCTTATGGACTTGTTGACCGAGACCTAGTTGCTCAAGGACAGCCCGGGCTTGTTTTTCCCGTTTGCCTTTAGAAATATTGGATAAATTCATCGCTAGGGCCACATTTTCTAAGACCGAAAGATGGGAAATTAAGTTAAAGTTTTGAAAAACAAAGCCAATCTTATCCTTATGATAATTAACTAAGTCGCGCTCCTTGAAGTCAGCGATGTTCTCCCCTTCAACTCGAATTTCTCCAGTAAAATCAGTATCTAAACCACCAATTAAGTTCATGAGGGTAGATTTACCGCTTCCTGATTCACCAACAATGGCGACTAATTCTCCAGCTTCAAAATCCAAGTTAATATCCTTTAAGGCCTGGAATCGGTCGCCATTAGCCAGGGAATAGTATTTATTCACGGCATTTAAGCTTAATATTGCCATATGCTTACTCCTTACTTTTACTTGCTTTTTATTAGGAAAGCATTGACTAAGACAGTCTCTTAGTCAGTTACTTCATTGAGTGAGGACTCACTTTTAACTCAAGTACAGTAACACTAAGTCCTCCAGAGCGCAAACAATATGACAATAATCAGACCTTGCTGGCAATAATAGGCTTTAGCAACACAGGCCCCTGACAATAAAAGCTTCAATATAAGACAAGGCTTGAGCAAAATCTTCCTGACTCCCACTCTCGAATTGAACCCACTGGAAGGATAAAATCGGTGAAATCATGAGCCGAACAATCAGGGCATTGGGCCAGTTATTCAGTTCTCCCTTGTCCTTAAAATACTCTAGAATGTTAAAAAAGCCCATCTTCAAATGTAGCGGAATCAATTCAGCCAAACGCTTTAAGAAATTTTCCCGGTAAAGCATCTCTTGGGCAAATATCTTCATCACCTTATAGTGGTCAGAATCCTCTTGGAAACAATTGGCTAGAATATGGTGGACAAAGTCTTGGAAAATCCACTTGTCATCTTTAATCCGTTCTAAGTCAAATTCTTGGGCATATTTTTCCTTAGACATTTCAGCAATGATGGGTAAGATACAAGCGAAGAGTAAGTTTTGTTTGCTCCCAAAGTGTTTGAAGAGCGTTCCTTCCCCTACGCCGGCCCGACCAGCGATTTCTTTCGTCGAAGTATTGCTGTAGCCGTAATCGGCAAATAAATCAATACTTGCTTGGAGGATAGCATGCTGGCGCGGGGTCAAGGTTTCCTGACGCGAAAATTTTCCTACAAAGTTTTTGATATATGCATCCATCAACAAGTCCTCAATCTTTTTAAATTATAGTAATGCTTTTATTATATCAAAACCTTCACTAGTTAATAAATAAATTAAAATATTTTTAAGTTAAATATAAACAATATTAGTTCCCCATATTCTTATCGCTAAACCAGTCCACAAAAAAGAGGCAAGACCTTGGTCCCACCTCTTCTAGAGTCTAAAATAATGTGTATATTAGCGGGCACCGCCGCCTCCGCCTCCGCCGAAGGCTCCGCCCCCGCCACCGAAACTCGAAAAGCCACCGCCACCACTGGACATGGCTGAAGTCATTTCTGGAGCTAGGGATTGGCTATAAGAACGGTTCATGGCATTAGCAATATAGTAATACTGCCAGAAATTAATATCATTAGCCCCGCTATACACCGATTGTTTTTCAAAATCAGGATAGAGACTGGTAAATTCTTTGGCAACTTCTTCAGCAATTCCTAAAACCGCTGCATAAATTAATAAGCGATCCCAAAGTGCCACTTCTTGGGCACCACGTTCATTTAATAAGGAGAAATCCTTAAGATAGTTGTAGAATTTGACCCAATTATCTCTTAATTGGTGGCCTTTATCGGTAAAGGGATAAGTCACCTGGCTATCCGCTAAGTAGCGCTGGTCTTGGTCTTCCTTAGCCTTGGCATAGGTCTTATTTTGAATAAAGTCCCCTGCCAGCAAGTAGTTTTTACTATAAGAGCGGTAAGATATGGAGACGCCTTTTAGTCGATCCGTACGGCTTTGACAATATTTTTTGAAGTCTTTTTCTGAAAATTGACCCTTGTCATCCGCAACTTCATTAAAGATCCGCCACCAGTCCTTAATCGGCTCTAGATCTGGAGCTTGATAAGCAGAATTTACCATAAAGTAATGCTTATCCTTCAACAGACCCGCTTCGCCCCCTAACTTGAGACCACCTTCTTTAACTAAGTAAAGGATGGTACCAGTTAAATAGTTGCTATCGAGGTCATCAATGGCCAGTTGGTCCAAAATGAAGTAATCCGAATAAATATTATCAGCGGGCAGGTCCCGGTAATACTGACCGTCTAATTCCTGACTTCTCCGTTCAAGAGAAGGATACCATTTCTTCAGGGCTCGGTTCCTCTTGATGGCCTGACGCACTCCGGCTAGGATACCGACTACACCAAGGCCGCCAAGCCCTACCAAGCCCCACTTGACCGCCTTTGGCATCCGCTCACCCGGCATGGAGGTAATGTCTTCAACTGAAGCATTACTATCATAGTCTTCCCAATTATAGTCGGACCCTTCAAAGGCTTCCTTGACATAATCATCAAAGGCCTTATCCGAAGTCCACTGGGTCGGATAGGTCCCTTGAGGAATACGAACTAAGAGAATACCGCTCCCAGAGCTAGGTAGGGTATCTTTGGATTCAGCCACGACTTTTCCATCTTCAATATGGACTTGGCCACGAAAACCAAAACCCCACACCCTGTTATTTTCCAGGTTAAAATCTTCCTTTTCAGAAGCAATGGTCATCCGGATAGCTTCTGGGCTGTCGGCCAAATTATCGGAAATAAAGCGCCAATAGATCATTTGATTAGTATCTGTTTGCATCACAAAGTTAGAGATCCGGTAGGACACCTGGTAAGTGTGACGACCATAGTCAGAAATCCCCCAGTTGAGCTCACTATTTTCATTGCGCCCAAATTGATAGGCCTTGGCAGCAAAAGAAGCATCCACATCCCAAGACTTTTGTGGGCTAAAGGGCTGACCATCCATGCTGACCTGGTAGTCAGTTAATTCTTGGGCATCCGTCAAGACCAAGGGCTTATAAATTTCAGTTCCTTCATGGGTGGTAATGTCCCAGTGCTCAGTAATTTTGGCCGACCCGTCTTCCTGGAGGACAGTATCCACCGTGATGGAATGAATATCCTGGTCAACCGCTAAGACAGGCTCCTGATCTGATCGAATCAGATCAAAGGAAAAGATAAGGGTCAGCAAGAGGGCAAGTTTTAGCAGTGGAGAGAATAGGCGCCTGACTACCATTGAGGCATCTCCTGTTTTTCCTCACTACCACGGAAGTATTCTTCAGGATAGAAGCCGGTCATCCCTGCAACTAAGGAATTAGGGAAGGTTTTAATGGTGCGGTTATATTTGGTTACCGTGTCATTAAAAATCATCCGAGCTTGACGGACATTGTTTTCATAGTTATTCACACTGTCCATAGTGATTTGGTAGACAGAGGCAGCCTTCAATTCAGGATATTGTTCGACCACGACGTCAATTGACCGCATCGCCTTTTGGAAGAGGTCTTGGTCATGTTCCACTTCTTCAACCGTGGCATCAGGATTGATTTTTTGCCGGTTTTTCACCACATTAATCAAGGTATCCGCCTCATGGCTTTGGTAGTTCTTGGTAGCTTGGATCAAATTCGTCAAAGCGTCCCAACGTGATTCCACTTGAGCAGCAATTTGCCCCATGGAATTATCTATCATTTCCTTGGATTGGATCATGCGGTTATAAGCCCCGATCCCCCAAACGACGATTAGGACGATTAGAACAAGAATAACAACAAATACAAGTGTGATAATCATTAGATTTCCTCCCTTATTAACGGCTATATGCCTAAAAAGTAATTAATTCTGCCCTTATTTTACCCTAAGTGGTCCAGGAATCCTAGCTAGATCCTAGTTCCTAATGGGATCAAGGGACAAAAGATAGCAAATCTGGTTTCTGACTTGAAAGCGGATATTATAGCCCCCGTAAAGCATCCCATATTCACGATCTTCTTGCCTTTGGTAAGCAGGCCTGGGATCAGCGGCTAAGACCTCAGTAATCCCCGCTCTTTCCGATTGAGAAACTTGGTCCGCCAAGTCTTCGGGCCAGTGAACTTGTAGGGTATTAAAGGCCACCTGGTCAATAAAACCGGATTGCCCGTCATTTAGCGCATCTGATTCACTAGAATAGGGTTTAATATCATAAATTGGGGTCCCGTCTACCATGTCGATTCCCGACACAATTAACTTGGGGCCCTCGGGACTATCACTTTCTAAAGCTTCCAATTTTACGGCTGACAAGGCTAAACGATTAGGACGAAATGGCGACCGCGAGGCAAAGACGCCCACTCGCTGGTTGCCTCCTAAACGTGGCGGGCGGACAGTCGCTTTAAAATTAGCACTCTCCTTGACTTGAGAAAATCCCCAAATTAACCAGAGATAGGTAAAGTCTTCAATCCCTTTAAAGGCCTCCAACTGACGGTATTCCTTTTCAAAGATAATTTCCCCATAGGAATGTTCGGCCTTAACTCCTTGGCGTGGAATGCCAAACTTTTCCTTAAAGGGAGTATGGATATGGGCTATAGGATGAATTTCCATCGGATGACCTGCCTCCTTCTTATCCTATTATTTATTAGCAATTCTCTTAATACTTATCAAAACAGGCCCTGACTCGATCAGCAAAGCGGTCAGGTTCATCAAGATAAGGGCTATGACCGCAATCTTTCAGCAGGTAAAAGTCCTTATCCGGAGCGGCTATGGACTGATAATAGTTAAAGACCTGACTAAAAGGCGCGGTCCAGTCTCTTCCCCCAGAAATAAAGTAAACCGGCACCTGGTAACTATCCCCTTGGGCCAATTTAAATTGATTGGAAACAATCATCAAGGGGGCTTGGATAGCAATATAATGCGACAAATGAAAGAGAAAAAGACCATACCATTTTAAATCCATCCAAGAAAAATCAGGCGCAGTCAAGGCAAGCCAGGTCCCTTTTAAGGCGTCTGTCAAAGGGTTACCCGGTAAATATTTTCCCGCTACTTGTTCTATGGTTAAATAGTCTTGAGCAGGAATCAGACGGTGGTTGAGTTGGTCGTCACTAGCCTGTTTTAAAGAGCGAATTTCCAGTAAACCGTCCATATCACCTGCCGATCGAGCAGCGGTTTCCGCCTGGTCGAGCAGACTTCTCTGTGAAGCAATGATATCAACAATCTGGCTCACTCCCAGATAGGCCTTGACCTTATGGGGATAAGTCTTAATATAGAGGCTGCTCAATTGACTCCCCCAAGAGTGGCCGATAATAAAGATTTTCTCTTGCTTAAAACGCGCCCTTAAATAATCCACGACCTCATCCATATCATCGATGACTTGGGCCAGGGTCATCCCTGAGACTTGCCCTTGGTTTAAGTAATAAGTCCGTCCCGCTCCCCGCTGACTCCAATAAGCAAAGGTATAATCAGCTTCAAGGGCAGGTTGATAGACATAGGTCAAGAAAGGATTAGCCACTCCTGGGCCTCCGTGGACCCATAAAACTACTGGATTAGTCCTTTGATTACCTCTTAATTGCAAGGCCTGTTGGATGCCACCCGCTTGAATGATGACATTTTCTTGGACTCCTCGGGGAGATCTTATTCGACTTTGACGGGCATGCTTCTTCCTCTGCAGCAGGATAGCTAAACTACTCAATCCCAAGAGCCCAATACTGGCCTTGAGGAAACCTTTAAAATTCTGTTTCATGGTCGCTCCTTTCCTCTTCTGTTATTTGCTCAATTATAACACGATTTATTGGCCAACCTGCCCGTCAGCTAGGATTTTGATTGGATAAATGCCCCGCGTTCTAAGGGAAAAATTTATTTTTCAGCAAGGTTACAGATAACTTATTATTTGATTAAATATTAGCCAAAGTTTTTTATTTGTCTTTGAGATTTGCTATACTTAATGCAATTCGTAAAAGCGCTATGAAAGGAGTCCTCTGATGAAATTACAAAAGTTCTCACTGATAAGCCTATCTCTATTAACTACTGGTCTCCTCCTCAGCTCTTGTCAAAACCAAGCCAATGAGGCAGCCAGTGCTCAAGCTCAAAACGAAAGTCAGTCTCAAGCCCATACGATTAAAGAAGATGCCGATAAAGAAGCTAGTCAGCACAATCTGGAAAATCCCGCGGATAGTACCAAGCAAGAAAATATTGACAAAGATGCCAACTACCAAGTCAATCAAACGATTCCAATCTTCTGCCCTGACGATCCAGAAAAATTAATTGCCGAATTGAAAATAACGCAAGTGTCAAATACTGTCAACGCCCTGCCTCAAGACATGGTTGAAGATCCTAACTACGATCACAAGACCCTAGCCACAATTGAAATTGAATATAAGAATATCGCTTCCCAGGATGCCATGGCCATTGGACCAGAAAACTTCACGATCACGGACCAAAATGGTAATCAATTAGAAGCCATCGACCGAGTAGATGGAGACAAATCCGTAGACCAAGGCCAAATTGCTCGCTCACAATTCTTTGTCAAGTATGACCCTAGTCAGGCTTTTGACCAAATTACCATGGACCTTCACACCCTTAATGCCCAAGAGCCCATTGCTCGTATCCATGCCAAGGTTAGTCACGATTAATAGCTAGACGATCAGCTCACGATTAAATAATAGCAAAAGTGCATCAGACAGCCTTTGAAGCATCGTCTGATGCACTTTTTGTCATGTATGCGGTCTTTTATCACTAAAGCCTATGTCTTCTCTCTAAAAACGTGCTAAGCTATGATTAATTATAGATAAAGTTCTGCTTTAGAAAGGACGTTTGATGATGGATTATTTACAATTAATTGAAGATTTAACCAATGCTAAGGGGATGTCCGGCTTCGAAGATGAGGTCATTGAGGTCATTAATAAACACAAGGGAAATTATACCTTGCAAGTGGATAATTTAAAAAACTGCTACCTTAACCTGGACCAGGTCGATCCCACTAAGCCTACCGTCATGCTAGACTCCCACCTGGATGAAGTGGGTCTCATGGTGAAAGCCATTGACAAGGATGGTCTCATCCTCATTCAAACCATTGGCGGTTGGGTTCCTTCTAATTTAACCGCCCAAGTCTTCTATATCCGTAATCGTGAAGGAAAATATTACAAGGGGATTTCAGCCACCAAGCCCATTCACTTTATGACCCCTGAAGAACGGGAGAAAAAAATCGCCATTAGCGATATTAAGATCGACATGGGCGCTACTTCTAGAGAACAAGTCGTCAATGACTTGGAAATTGAAATCGGTCAACCGATCGTCCCAGCTACTAAGTTCTCTTATAATGAAGTCACCCGAACCATCCTGGCCAAGGCCTTCGATAACCGGATTGGAACCGCCTGTGCTGTTGCCATTATGCGTGACTTAGCGGATGAAGTGGGCGATTTTCCCTTTAACCTCGTCGCTGCCCCTGCTGCCCAAGAAGAAGTGGGCACTCGAGGCGCCTCGCTAACGGTTAAACGGGTGCAACCTCATATCGCGATTATTCTGGAAGGGACACCTGCCGATGACTTTACCAATGCAAAAGAGCTCTTACAAGGGCAACTCGGCCAGGGACCACAAATCCGTCATCGTGACAATTCCTATGTAGCCAATACCCAATTAATTGACCTCTTTAAGCAAGCTGCAAAAGCTGAGAATATCCCTAGTCAACATGCTGTCCGCGAAGGTGGCGGTACCAATGCTGGTCCTATTCACCTGGGGAATCTAGGAACACCTTGTGCCACAATCGGTATTCCCAGTCGCTACGCCCATACCAATGCCTGCTTCTGTTCCTATGATGATTTCTTAAATACGATCCACCTGGTTAAAACTTTCCTCCGCCGCCTAACGCTCGAAGATATCCAACAATTTGACCTGAAGACCTATTAAAAACAAATAACGAATTTTCTTGAAAAGGGTCTATGTTTTGAATAGCATAGGCCCTTTTGTAGTGATTTTAGAATATGCCCTTTATCTTATCAAAAAGACCTCTGTTAGGGCTGCCTTACCGTTGAATTGTATGTACAAATTATATTTATTGTTGCATTATTTATATTTTAAAAATGAAATAATTAGCCATTTAGAAGTCTTTAAGTTGGAAAACGCTTTTATTTTTATTTAAAATATAATTAAGCATAAGTAAAGTATGAATTGTGCGAATTATATCACTGTAATTGGATGTCTTAAGAAAGGGTGTATCATAATGACTAAGCGTTTTGTCTATGATGTATTTTCTACAAATGATCAAGCCCGTGCTGCGATTAGTGACTTGATCAGTAAGGGTGTTCCTCGTTCTGCTGTCGTTTTAGTATCCAATGCCCCAATTGACCAAGAATATGGTTCAGAGGTTGACGTGGTCACTTCTGATGAATTAATTGAAGGTGAAGAAAGAAGTTGGTGGGACAATGTCTTAGGTTTCTTCTCTGACGACGAAGAAGACGCAAGAAATGACGATATCGACTACAAGGGCTATGAAGCTTCCTTGAACCGTGGCGATATCTTAGTCCTCATCGACCAAGAATATGAAGGCGCAGTAAGCAACCTCGAACGTTCCCCTTACACCACTGGCCCTGAAGCAAGTGAAGAAGCTACTGGCTATGCTGCCGCTGGTGTGGCAGGCGCAAGTGCTGGTGCGGTTGAACCTGAATACGAAAAAGAAGCTGTTCATACTGATACCCAAAGACCAGTCAGTGAGGCAAGCTCCCGTCAAGAAACTCCTCCAAGCGCTGCTAAAACAGCTGATAACGATACCGAAAGAATCCGTCTCCACGAAGAACAAGTTGACGTTCAAAAACACAAAAAAGACCTTGGTGAAGTTCAAGTGTCTAAGAATGTCGTTGAAGACACCAAGACGGTAGAAGTGCCCGTTCAACGGGAAGAAATTCATATTAAGAAAGTAACCCCTAGTGAGGCGAAGTGGATGACAATGCCTTTGAAGAAG
This genomic stretch from Aerococcus mictus harbors:
- a CDS encoding YsnF/AvaK domain-containing protein, with the translated sequence MTKRFVYDVFSTNDQARAAISDLISKGVPRSAVVLVSNAPIDQEYGSEVDVVTSDELIEGEERSWWDNVLGFFSDDEEDARNDDIDYKGYEASLNRGDILVLIDQEYEGAVSNLERSPYTTGPEASEEATGYAAAGVAGASAGAVEPEYEKEAVHTDTQRPVSEASSRQETPPSAAKTADNDTERIRLHEEQVDVQKHKKDLGEVQVSKNVVEDTKTVEVPVQREEIHIKKVTPSEAKWMTMPLKKKNLWFQSLKKKFL